The following are encoded together in the Gordonia insulae genome:
- a CDS encoding sulfite exporter TauE/SafE family protein, with translation MRTIVLIALVGFAAQLVDGSLGMAYGVTTTTLLLAIGTNPAAASATVHLAEIGTTLVSGVSHWKFGNVDWKVVRRIALPGAIGAFLGATILSNLSTEAAAPVMAIILLLLGLYILVRFTFQGIPKHNLGKPLRKRFLGPLGFVAGFVDATGGGGWGPVGTPAILASGRLEPRKVIGSIDTSEFIIAVAASLGFLFSLGSQGINFAWVGAILVGGVIAAPIAAWLVRHIPPRLLGASVGGLIVLTNVRSLFRSDLIDVPPVAQTVVYTLIVAAWVAAFVYSLRQYLADREHESSDAVSRLREQQEVDAAEARTVKADDGDAVAAG, from the coding sequence ATGAGAACCATCGTCCTGATCGCCCTCGTCGGCTTCGCCGCCCAACTCGTGGACGGCAGCCTGGGCATGGCCTACGGCGTCACCACCACCACCCTGCTGCTCGCGATCGGCACCAATCCGGCGGCCGCCTCGGCGACCGTCCACCTCGCCGAGATCGGTACCACGCTGGTGTCCGGCGTCTCGCACTGGAAGTTCGGCAACGTCGACTGGAAGGTCGTCCGCCGGATCGCTCTGCCGGGCGCGATCGGCGCCTTCCTCGGCGCGACCATCCTGTCCAATCTGTCGACCGAGGCCGCAGCACCGGTGATGGCCATCATCCTGCTGCTGCTCGGCCTGTACATCCTGGTCCGGTTCACCTTCCAGGGCATCCCCAAGCACAACCTCGGCAAGCCACTGCGCAAGCGCTTCCTCGGTCCACTCGGCTTTGTCGCCGGGTTCGTCGACGCCACCGGCGGCGGCGGATGGGGGCCGGTCGGTACGCCGGCGATCCTGGCCAGCGGTCGCCTGGAGCCGCGCAAGGTCATCGGATCGATTGACACCAGCGAGTTCATCATCGCGGTGGCGGCGAGCCTCGGCTTCCTGTTCAGCCTGGGGTCCCAGGGCATCAACTTCGCCTGGGTCGGCGCGATCCTGGTCGGTGGCGTGATCGCGGCCCCGATCGCCGCGTGGCTGGTCCGTCACATCCCTCCGCGTCTGCTCGGCGCCTCGGTCGGCGGTCTGATCGTCCTGACCAACGTCCGCAGCCTGTTCCGCAGCGACCTCATCGACGTCCCACCGGTCGCCCAGACCGTCGTCTACACGCTCATCGTCGCCGCCTGGGTCGCCGCGTTCGTCTACTCGCTGCGCCAGTACCTGGCCGACCGCGAGCACGAGTCGTCCGACGCGGTGTCCCGCCTGCGCGAGCAGCAGGAAGTCGACGCTGCCGAGGCCCGGACCGTCAAGGCCGACGACGGCGACGCCGTCGCCGCGGGCTGA
- a CDS encoding RNA polymerase sigma factor, translating into MAATQTRQADVDESTDATIATEDAPAKRPAKKAAKKATARKAPAKKAAKKAAPGKRAAKKAGKPSDADDVDATEESDDAGSIDDIDAPDAELDEDVEIDDDLTVDEEDEEADDDSDDDEADATPAVTTPVVKTTTEKAKEVVVEKEKTAGDFVWDEDESEALRQARKDAELTASADSVRAYLKQIGKVALLNAEEEVELAKRIEAGLFATERLRRIVDSGDKISTASKRDLNWISRDGNRAKNHLLEANLRLVVSLAKRYTGRGMAFLDLIQEGNLGLIRAVEKFDYTKGYKFSTYATWWIRQAITRAMADQARTIRIPVHMVEVINKLGRIQRELLQDLGREPTPEELAKEMDITPEKVLEIQQYAREPISLDQTIGDEGDSQLGDFIEDSEAVVAVDAVSFTLLQDQLQSVLETLSEREAGVVRLRFGLTDGQPRTLDEIGQVYGVTRERIRQIESKTMSKLRHPSRSQVLRDYLD; encoded by the coding sequence GTGGCAGCCACCCAGACCCGACAGGCCGACGTCGACGAGTCGACAGACGCGACGATCGCCACGGAAGACGCCCCGGCGAAGCGACCGGCAAAGAAGGCCGCCAAGAAAGCGACCGCCCGCAAAGCTCCAGCGAAGAAGGCAGCCAAGAAGGCCGCCCCGGGCAAGCGTGCGGCGAAGAAGGCCGGCAAGCCGTCCGACGCGGACGACGTCGACGCCACCGAGGAGAGCGACGACGCCGGTTCGATCGACGACATCGACGCCCCCGACGCCGAGCTCGACGAGGACGTCGAGATCGACGACGATCTGACCGTCGACGAAGAGGACGAGGAAGCCGACGACGATTCCGATGACGACGAGGCCGACGCCACCCCCGCCGTCACCACCCCGGTCGTGAAGACGACGACGGAGAAGGCGAAGGAAGTCGTCGTCGAGAAGGAGAAGACCGCCGGAGACTTCGTCTGGGACGAAGACGAGTCGGAGGCCCTCCGTCAGGCACGCAAGGATGCCGAGCTCACCGCCTCCGCCGACTCGGTCCGCGCGTATCTCAAGCAGATCGGCAAGGTCGCCCTCCTCAACGCCGAGGAGGAGGTCGAGCTGGCGAAGCGGATCGAGGCCGGACTCTTCGCCACCGAGCGGCTGCGACGCATCGTCGATTCCGGAGACAAGATCAGCACCGCGTCCAAGCGCGATCTGAACTGGATCTCGCGTGACGGCAACCGCGCCAAGAATCATCTTCTCGAGGCGAACCTCCGTCTGGTGGTGTCGCTGGCCAAGCGCTACACCGGCCGTGGCATGGCGTTCCTGGACCTCATCCAGGAGGGCAACCTCGGTCTGATCCGCGCGGTCGAGAAGTTCGACTACACCAAGGGTTACAAGTTCTCGACGTATGCCACCTGGTGGATTCGTCAGGCGATCACCCGCGCGATGGCCGACCAGGCCCGCACCATCCGTATCCCGGTGCACATGGTCGAGGTCATCAACAAGCTCGGTCGTATCCAGCGTGAGCTGCTCCAGGACCTCGGCCGCGAGCCGACGCCGGAGGAACTCGCCAAGGAGATGGACATCACGCCGGAGAAGGTGCTGGAGATCCAGCAGTACGCGCGTGAGCCGATCTCGCTGGACCAGACCATCGGCGACGAGGGCGACAGCCAGCTCGGCGACTTCATCGAGGATTCCGAGGCCGTGGTCGCCGTCGACGCGGTGAGCTTCACCCTCCTGCAGGATCAGCTGCAGTCGGTGCTGGAGACGCTGTCCGAGCGCGAGGCCGGCGTCGTCCGCCTGCGCTTCGGTCTCACCGACGGCCAGCCACGCACTCTCGACGAGATCGGCCAGGTCTACGGGGTCACCCGTGAGCGCATCCGTCAGATCGAGTCGAAGACGATGTCGAAGCTCCGGCACCCGTCGCGGTCGCAGGTCCTGCGCGACTACCTGGACTGA
- a CDS encoding DUF7455 domain-containing protein codes for MSDTATTPPIYMPLTAADRCDRCGAAAKVRAVLPAGGELLFCRHHFNEHEAKLVELSATVVEESAGELV; via the coding sequence ATGTCAGACACCGCCACCACACCCCCGATCTACATGCCGCTGACCGCTGCCGACCGCTGCGACCGCTGCGGCGCGGCCGCGAAGGTACGGGCCGTGCTGCCCGCGGGCGGAGAACTTCTCTTCTGCCGTCATCACTTCAACGAACACGAGGCGAAGCTCGTCGAGCTCTCCGCCACCGTCGTGGAGGAGTCCGCAGGCGAATTGGTCTGA
- a CDS encoding inositol monophosphatase family protein: protein MTDEAGPDQLERVAIDVAQIAAEFVRRRRPELFGPRPGHDPHAVDGAVRADAAAAAAVSTKSTPTDPVTLADTETENLIRAELHARRPGDEILGEESGGSVDVPSGVRWVVDPIDGTVNFMYGIPAYAVSVAAQIDGRSVAGAVVDVARGVTYSAAVGGGARVDAGEGPIELSCNPIRRLDLALVATGFSYDARRRVTQGAIVADMLPQVRDLRRVGAAALDLCMVASGAVDAHFEHGLSPWDWAAGALIAAEAGAVVHTPPPESRSSDGDVTIAVAPGIAESFVTLLDDLGARAPMPSH from the coding sequence GTGACCGATGAAGCCGGCCCGGACCAACTCGAACGCGTCGCGATCGACGTGGCCCAGATCGCTGCCGAGTTCGTGCGGCGGCGGCGACCGGAGCTGTTCGGTCCACGACCGGGACACGACCCGCATGCCGTCGACGGGGCGGTGCGCGCCGACGCGGCCGCCGCGGCCGCAGTCAGCACCAAGTCGACGCCGACGGATCCGGTGACCCTCGCCGATACCGAGACCGAGAACCTGATCCGCGCCGAGCTGCATGCGCGACGTCCCGGCGACGAGATCCTCGGCGAGGAGTCAGGTGGATCGGTGGACGTGCCGTCCGGCGTCCGCTGGGTCGTCGACCCCATCGACGGCACGGTCAACTTCATGTACGGCATCCCCGCGTACGCGGTCTCCGTGGCCGCCCAGATCGACGGCCGGTCGGTGGCCGGCGCGGTGGTGGATGTCGCACGCGGCGTCACCTACTCGGCGGCTGTCGGTGGTGGTGCCCGCGTGGATGCGGGTGAGGGCCCAATCGAGCTGTCCTGCAATCCGATCCGGCGACTCGACCTCGCGCTGGTGGCCACCGGTTTCTCCTACGACGCACGACGTCGGGTCACGCAGGGCGCGATCGTCGCGGACATGCTGCCGCAGGTGCGTGACCTGCGTCGCGTCGGCGCCGCCGCCCTCGATCTCTGCATGGTGGCGAGCGGGGCCGTCGACGCACACTTCGAGCACGGTCTGAGTCCGTGGGACTGGGCGGCGGGCGCGTTGATCGCGGCGGAGGCGGGTGCGGTCGTGCACACCCCGCCGCCGGAGTCACGGTCCTCCGACGGGGACGTGACCATCGCGGTCGCACCGGGTATCGCCGAGAGCTTCGTGACCCTGCTCGACGATCTCGGCGCGCGTGCACCGATGCCGTCGCACTGA
- a CDS encoding DUF952 domain-containing protein, whose amino-acid sequence MTAPDDQPAASVLVHLCTDDEWAHALTVGHREPESFATVGFIHLSAPEQVHLPANRLYAGRADLLLLVIDPGRLSAPVVWESGVPSDPDGMRFPHLYGLLPVDAVVATRPYRPDPSGVFGPPQL is encoded by the coding sequence ATGACCGCACCCGACGACCAGCCCGCCGCCTCGGTGCTCGTCCACCTCTGCACCGACGACGAGTGGGCGCATGCACTGACCGTCGGACACCGTGAACCGGAATCGTTCGCGACGGTCGGCTTCATCCACCTGTCGGCTCCGGAACAGGTGCACCTGCCGGCCAACCGGCTCTACGCGGGGCGGGCGGACCTGCTGCTGCTCGTCATCGATCCGGGCCGGCTGTCGGCGCCGGTCGTCTGGGAGTCGGGCGTTCCGAGCGATCCCGACGGGATGCGCTTTCCGCATCTGTACGGACTGCTGCCCGTCGATGCGGTCGTCGCGACGCGGCCCTATCGGCCCGACCCGAGCGGTGTCTTCGGTCCACCGCAGCTCTGA
- a CDS encoding DEAD/DEAH box helicase, giving the protein MSGPDRNTGVRSSAGVTSAAEDPTGDERAIPAGPPLRAWQRRALTKYLTRRPVDFLAVATPGAGKTTFGLRVARELLDDRTVEQIAVVTPTEHLKHQWAEAAARVGIALDSRFRNATGQTSSDYHGVALTYAQVAAHPTRHRVRTENRRTLVILDEIHHGGDAKSWGESIREAFSDATRRLALTGTPFRSDDSPIPFVTYEPEAAGVLRSKADHSYGYADALKDGVVRPVVFLAYSGQASWRTSAGEEFTARLGEPLSAEHTARAWRTALDPHGDWIPSVLEAAHTRLRQLRASGVPDAGGLVIATDQTVARDYAELLTAISGRKPTLVLSDDPKSSSRIAEFAASDDEWMVAVRMVSEGVDVPRLAVGVYATSSSTPLFFAQAIGRFVRSRRPGETASVFLPSVPVLLDLASQMEAERDHVLGKPHRESDGLDDALLIDANKQKDEPGEDEKAFQSLHADAELDQVIFDGASFGTATFAGTDEESDYLGLPGLLDADQVRELLRKRQAEQVTQRTAATGAVATETSTVRPAGENLHALRKELNTLVAMHHHRTGKPHGMVHNELRTRLGGPPTAMATADQLRERISALREWR; this is encoded by the coding sequence ATGTCCGGTCCGGATCGGAATACAGGTGTCAGGAGCAGTGCCGGAGTGACCTCAGCAGCCGAAGACCCGACAGGCGACGAACGGGCCATCCCGGCCGGTCCGCCGCTGCGCGCGTGGCAGCGACGTGCACTGACCAAGTACCTGACCCGCCGCCCCGTCGACTTCCTCGCGGTGGCGACCCCCGGCGCCGGCAAGACCACCTTCGGGCTGCGGGTCGCGCGTGAACTCCTCGACGACCGGACCGTCGAGCAGATCGCCGTCGTCACCCCCACCGAACATCTCAAGCACCAGTGGGCCGAGGCGGCCGCCCGGGTCGGAATCGCACTGGACTCACGGTTCCGCAACGCCACCGGACAGACGAGCTCGGACTACCACGGCGTCGCGCTCACCTACGCCCAGGTCGCCGCCCATCCGACGCGGCACCGCGTACGGACGGAGAACCGCCGCACGCTGGTCATCCTCGACGAGATCCACCACGGTGGCGATGCCAAGTCGTGGGGAGAGTCCATCCGGGAGGCGTTCTCCGACGCGACCCGGCGTCTGGCCCTGACGGGAACGCCGTTCCGGTCCGACGACTCGCCGATCCCCTTCGTCACCTACGAACCCGAGGCGGCCGGGGTCCTGCGGTCGAAGGCCGACCACAGCTACGGGTACGCCGACGCGCTCAAGGACGGCGTGGTCCGACCGGTGGTCTTCCTGGCCTACAGCGGCCAGGCCAGCTGGCGCACCAGTGCCGGTGAGGAGTTCACCGCACGCCTGGGCGAGCCGCTGTCGGCCGAACACACCGCACGCGCGTGGCGGACCGCCCTGGACCCGCACGGCGACTGGATTCCCTCGGTGCTGGAGGCGGCGCACACGCGGCTGCGGCAGCTGCGGGCCTCGGGCGTCCCGGACGCCGGTGGGCTCGTCATCGCCACCGATCAGACGGTGGCGCGTGACTATGCCGAACTGCTCACCGCGATCAGCGGCAGGAAACCGACCCTGGTGCTCTCCGACGATCCGAAGTCGTCGTCGCGGATCGCGGAATTCGCGGCATCCGACGACGAGTGGATGGTCGCGGTCCGCATGGTGTCCGAAGGCGTCGACGTGCCGCGACTGGCGGTGGGCGTATACGCGACCAGCTCGTCGACCCCGCTGTTCTTCGCCCAGGCCATCGGCCGGTTCGTGCGCTCCCGGCGGCCGGGGGAGACCGCCAGCGTCTTCCTGCCGTCCGTACCGGTGCTGTTGGACCTCGCGAGTCAGATGGAGGCCGAGCGCGACCATGTGCTGGGCAAACCGCACCGCGAGAGCGACGGACTCGACGACGCGCTGCTCATCGACGCGAACAAGCAGAAGGACGAACCCGGCGAGGACGAGAAGGCGTTCCAGTCGCTGCATGCCGACGCCGAGCTGGATCAGGTGATCTTCGACGGCGCGTCATTCGGCACCGCGACCTTCGCCGGCACCGACGAGGAGTCCGACTATCTCGGGCTGCCCGGACTCCTCGACGCCGATCAGGTCCGTGAACTGCTCCGCAAACGGCAGGCCGAGCAAGTTACCCAGCGGACAGCGGCAACGGGTGCGGTCGCGACCGAGACGTCGACGGTGCGCCCGGCAGGCGAGAATCTGCATGCCCTCCGCAAGGAGCTCAACACGCTGGTCGCGATGCACCATCACCGCACCGGCAAGCCGCACGGCATGGTGCACAACGAGCTGCGGACGCGCCTCGGGGGCCCGCCGACAGCGATGGCCACCGCTGATCAGCTCCGCGAGCGGATCTCCGCACTCCGCGAGTGGCGCTGA
- a CDS encoding DUF3710 domain-containing protein yields MARDEQSEPRIGSAQGPYDIEALVTPASDLENSHLDLGSVLVPVVEGGQVTVEMSADHQPESVYLVTPHGRINVSAFAAPKSPGLWREVVTELAGSLRDEGAQVSIEDGHWGREIVALVPGAAHRFIGVDGPRWMVRCIASGPDDVADELGRLARAVLAESVIRRGDEPHPPRDALPVVLPPVLAEQVAAAQQQMLAEQDTVAGEAAPPAGGEVDQPTPAGGALDQVASARIVGEEAAEPESGADDENGDEDVPRSSGSAMQRFRRNRR; encoded by the coding sequence ATGGCACGAGACGAGCAGAGCGAACCCCGGATCGGATCCGCGCAGGGTCCCTATGACATCGAGGCCCTGGTGACACCCGCGTCCGACCTCGAGAACTCGCATCTCGACCTCGGTTCGGTGCTCGTGCCCGTTGTCGAGGGTGGCCAGGTCACCGTGGAGATGTCGGCCGACCACCAGCCCGAATCCGTCTATCTGGTGACGCCGCACGGACGGATCAACGTGAGTGCGTTCGCCGCGCCCAAGTCGCCGGGCCTGTGGCGCGAGGTGGTGACGGAACTCGCCGGATCGTTGCGTGACGAGGGGGCTCAGGTCTCCATCGAGGACGGTCACTGGGGCCGGGAGATCGTCGCGCTGGTGCCCGGCGCTGCGCACCGCTTCATCGGGGTCGACGGGCCGCGGTGGATGGTGAGGTGCATCGCGAGCGGCCCCGACGACGTCGCCGACGAGTTGGGCCGGCTGGCCCGTGCGGTGCTCGCCGAGTCGGTGATCCGCCGGGGTGACGAACCTCACCCGCCGAGGGACGCACTACCCGTCGTGCTGCCGCCGGTCCTGGCCGAACAGGTGGCGGCCGCCCAGCAGCAGATGCTGGCCGAGCAGGACACCGTCGCCGGTGAGGCCGCACCGCCCGCGGGCGGCGAGGTCGATCAGCCCACGCCGGCGGGTGGCGCCCTCGACCAGGTCGCGTCCGCTCGCATCGTCGGCGAGGAAGCGGCGGAGCCCGAGTCGGGCGCCGACGATGAGAACGGGGACGAGGACGTGCCCCGGTCCTCCGGTTCCGCGATGCAGCGTTTCCGTCGGAACCGGCGCTGA
- the cei gene encoding envelope integrity protein Cei has protein sequence MVAQITAGSSVDHKGRPFRRRRLLPAVIMGVILLVAGLITWAIALSDTGAAAIPTACNQPSPASADASAAAPATPTSAAPLPKLTAADRDEMLAVAPAALSTFGVRVLNASSQRGAARSVSDDLTAQGFNPVPDTPYADDTLYANQDLACYAQIRYGPAGKASAAAVWLALPCAQLVDDGRQGTSVDVALGEYYEGREQSQDAQAALEALRSADPKNPQTGADPVLVKAVHSTTC, from the coding sequence GTGGTGGCGCAGATTACCGCGGGGTCCTCGGTCGATCACAAAGGCCGTCCGTTCCGACGACGCCGCCTGCTCCCGGCGGTCATCATGGGGGTGATCTTGCTGGTCGCCGGGTTGATCACCTGGGCGATCGCGCTGAGCGACACCGGAGCCGCGGCCATCCCCACCGCGTGCAACCAGCCATCGCCGGCGTCCGCCGACGCCTCTGCCGCGGCTCCCGCGACACCCACCTCCGCCGCGCCGCTGCCCAAGCTGACCGCTGCCGACCGCGACGAGATGCTCGCGGTGGCCCCGGCCGCTCTGTCGACCTTCGGTGTGCGCGTCCTCAACGCGTCATCGCAGCGCGGCGCCGCACGTTCGGTGTCCGACGACCTGACCGCGCAGGGTTTCAACCCCGTGCCGGACACGCCCTATGCCGACGACACCCTCTACGCCAATCAGGACCTGGCCTGCTACGCCCAGATCCGCTACGGCCCGGCAGGCAAGGCCAGCGCGGCGGCCGTGTGGCTGGCGCTGCCGTGCGCACAACTCGTCGACGACGGCCGACAGGGCACGTCGGTGGACGTCGCCCTCGGCGAGTACTACGAGGGTCGCGAACAGTCGCAGGATGCACAGGCCGCTCTCGAGGCCCTACGTTCGGCGGATCCGAAGAACCCGCAGACCGGCGCAGATCCCGTACTGGTGAAGGCCGTGCACTCGACCACCTGCTGA
- the ppgK gene encoding polyphosphate--glucose phosphotransferase — protein MTEAETTSTAATTGATNLGFGVDVGGSGIKGGIVDLDTGLLVGDRFKVLTPQPATPESVAGGVAEVVDHFGWSGPVGITLPGVVTDGIMRTAANIDKSWIGTDVYELFSSHLGGRPVSVLNDADAAGMAEDRYGGGAGVDGVVMLLTLGTGIGTAILINGTLVPNTELGHMVIHGKEAEHQASSKVKEDKGWSYEKWAGKLSRVLETYEALFWPKLFIVGGGISRKADKWIPLLTNSTPVVAATLQNTAGIVGAAMAVDAGLRT, from the coding sequence ATGACCGAGGCCGAGACCACGAGTACCGCCGCGACGACGGGGGCGACAAATCTCGGCTTCGGCGTCGACGTCGGCGGATCCGGCATCAAGGGCGGGATCGTCGACCTCGACACGGGCCTGCTCGTCGGTGACCGATTCAAGGTGCTCACCCCCCAGCCGGCAACGCCCGAGTCGGTCGCCGGCGGGGTCGCCGAGGTGGTCGACCACTTCGGTTGGAGCGGGCCGGTGGGCATCACGTTGCCCGGGGTGGTCACCGACGGGATCATGCGCACCGCGGCGAACATCGACAAGAGCTGGATCGGCACCGATGTGTACGAACTCTTCAGCTCCCATCTCGGCGGTCGTCCGGTATCCGTGCTCAACGACGCCGACGCCGCCGGGATGGCCGAGGACCGCTACGGCGGTGGCGCGGGCGTGGACGGCGTCGTCATGCTGCTGACCCTGGGCACCGGCATCGGCACCGCGATCCTCATCAACGGCACGCTGGTGCCCAACACCGAGCTCGGCCACATGGTCATCCACGGCAAGGAGGCCGAGCACCAGGCGTCGTCGAAGGTCAAGGAGGACAAGGGCTGGAGCTACGAGAAGTGGGCGGGCAAGCTGTCGCGCGTCCTGGAGACCTACGAGGCATTGTTCTGGCCGAAGCTCTTCATCGTCGGCGGCGGCATCAGCCGCAAGGCCGACAAGTGGATTCCGCTGCTGACCAACTCGACGCCCGTCGTCGCCGCCACCCTGCAGAACACGGCGGGTATCGTGGGCGCCGCGATGGCCGTGGACGCCGGCCTGCGTACGTGA
- a CDS encoding DUF4193 domain-containing protein → MATDYDAPRRTETEDISEDSLEELKARRSEAQSSAVDVDETDTAESFELPGADLSGEELSVRVIPKQADEFTCTSCFLVYHRSRLARENGNSMICVDCA, encoded by the coding sequence ATGGCTACTGATTACGATGCGCCACGACGCACAGAGACCGAGGACATCAGCGAGGACTCCCTCGAGGAGTTGAAAGCGCGCCGCAGCGAGGCCCAGTCGTCCGCGGTCGACGTCGACGAGACCGATACCGCGGAGTCGTTCGAACTCCCGGGTGCGGATCTGTCCGGTGAAGAGTTGTCGGTTCGGGTGATCCCCAAGCAGGCCGACGAATTCACCTGTACCAGCTGCTTTCTCGTGTACCACCGCAGTCGACTCGCCCGTGAGAACGGGAACTCGATGATCTGCGTGGACTGCGCGTGA
- a CDS encoding DUF3093 domain-containing protein, whose amino-acid sequence MTPPASPENPAGSPSGDDGGASASDADRPLSEDNSGSDRYHERLHVTWWWWLAAAVVTGVVGYEIQLSAHGSAWSVVGYVVVGLLCAWMLWSLGRVTVRVTADRQLQAGKARLPRAVIARGATVPATAKSAALGRQLDPAAFLVHRAWVKTMVLLVLDDPDDPTPYWLVSTRNPSAVLAALDLPDAATEAGIDE is encoded by the coding sequence GTGACTCCCCCAGCATCACCCGAGAATCCGGCAGGTAGCCCATCCGGCGACGACGGTGGCGCATCCGCCTCGGATGCGGACCGCCCGCTGTCAGAAGACAACTCGGGTTCGGATCGTTATCACGAGCGCCTGCACGTCACGTGGTGGTGGTGGCTCGCCGCCGCCGTGGTGACCGGCGTGGTCGGCTACGAGATCCAGCTGTCGGCGCACGGCTCCGCATGGAGCGTCGTCGGCTACGTGGTGGTCGGCCTGCTGTGCGCGTGGATGCTGTGGTCGCTGGGGCGAGTCACGGTTCGGGTCACCGCGGATCGCCAGTTACAGGCGGGGAAGGCACGCCTGCCGCGAGCGGTGATCGCGCGCGGGGCGACCGTGCCCGCGACCGCGAAGAGCGCGGCCCTGGGCCGCCAGCTCGATCCGGCGGCGTTCCTGGTCCACCGCGCATGGGTGAAGACGATGGTGCTGCTGGTGCTCGACGACCCGGACGACCCGACGCCCTACTGGCTGGTGTCCACGCGAAATCCGTCCGCCGTGCTCGCCGCGCTCGATCTGCCCGACGCGGCCACCGAGGCGGGCATCGACGAATGA
- the dut gene encoding dUTP diphosphatase, with protein MAPNPSTVATDGPDQIGPVAVRRIDPDIPLPTRAHPGDAGVDLCSTIDLELPPGRRQLVGTGIAIALPVGTVGLIHPRSGLAARAGLSIVNTPGTIDAGYRGEIKVCLINLDADEPITIARGDRIAQLLIQRVELPAFVEVEELDDTSRGAGGYGSSGGHAILAEAAPDIDRPAGA; from the coding sequence GTGGCGCCGAATCCCTCCACCGTGGCAACTGACGGACCCGACCAGATCGGGCCCGTCGCGGTACGCCGAATCGATCCCGACATCCCGCTGCCGACCCGCGCCCACCCCGGCGACGCGGGCGTCGACCTGTGTTCCACGATCGACCTCGAACTCCCGCCCGGCCGTCGTCAGCTGGTCGGCACCGGGATCGCGATCGCCCTGCCGGTCGGCACGGTGGGGCTGATCCACCCGCGCTCCGGGCTGGCCGCCCGCGCCGGACTGTCCATCGTCAACACGCCCGGCACGATCGATGCCGGCTATCGCGGCGAGATCAAGGTCTGCCTGATCAACCTCGACGCCGACGAACCGATCACCATCGCCCGGGGCGACCGGATCGCACAGCTGCTGATCCAGCGTGTCGAACTGCCCGCATTCGTGGAGGTCGAGGAACTCGACGACACCAGTCGCGGCGCCGGTGGCTACGGCTCGAGCGGCGGCCACGCCATTCTGGCCGAGGCCGCCCCCGACATCGATCGGCCCGCCGGCGCGTGA